A stretch of the Hyperolius riggenbachi isolate aHypRig1 chromosome 11, aHypRig1.pri, whole genome shotgun sequence genome encodes the following:
- the EXOSC6 gene encoding exosome complex component MTR3: MPGDSRRVRGPEDGSQTPILYAVPEEAAGLARVGAGQRAVYVRCGLLTQAAGSAYVEAAGGSKVLCGVWWGGGGESRLLCDLRWARFSLRRGGSAGNSRGGAHFLQQSLEPAVRMERYPRAELLVSVLVLEDRGSALSMAVSCAALALADAGIEMYDAVLGAAAYRGESGEILLDPGEREEEEGRPSVCLSLMPNLGQVSGLLCTGEWEGDSPVEAMKMCMEGCQRLYPVLQQSLLKSTKKKIHLPEPESS, translated from the exons ATGCCGGGGGACAGCCGGCGGGTTCGGGGCCCGGAGGATGGCTCTCAGACCCCAATACTGTACGCGGTGCCGGAGGAGGCGGCGGGCTTGGCTCGGGTGGGGGCGGGGCAGCGCGCGGTTTACGTTCGCTGCGGGCTGTTGACGCAGGCGGCGGGCTCGGCGTACGTGGAGGCAGCGGGCGGCAGTAAGGTGCTGTGCGGGGTATGGTGGGGAGGTGGCGGGGAGtcgcggctgctgtgtgacctcCGCTGGGCTCGCTTCTCCCTCCGGCGGGGCGGCAGTGCCGGGAACAGCCGCGGGGGGGCGCACTTCCTGCAGCAGAGCCTGGAGCCAGCCGTGCGGATGGAGCGCTACCCCCGGGCGGAGCTGCTGGTGTCGGTGCTGGTGTTGGAGGACCGGGGCTCGGCGCTCTCCATGGCGGTCAGCTGTGCGGCACTGGCCCTGGCTGATGCCGGCATAGAGATGTACGATGCGGTGCTCGGAGCTGCGGCCTACCGAGGAGAGTCTGGGGAGATCCTGCTGgaccccggggagagggaggaggaggaagggcggCCCAGCGTGTGCCTCAGCCTCATGCCCAACCTCGGCCAG GTGTCGGGCCTCCTCTGCACCGGGGAATGGGAAGGAGACAGCCCGGTAGAAGCCATGAAGATGTGTATGGAGGGATGTCAGCGGCTCTACCCTGTCCTCCAACAAAGTCTCCTCAAATCCACCAAGAAAAAGATCCATCTACCAGAGCCAGAATCCAGCTGA